The nucleotide window ACACGCTGCTCGCTATCGTCAATGGCGAAACCGTGGACGAAATCATCTACACCGGCAATGACATCGTCACTGCCGACAATGTCGATGAATTCCTGAAGTAAGCTGGGCGGCCTTTTGGCCGCACAGTCTCCCGGAGCGCCCGACCGCGATCAAACGCGGCCGGGCGTTCTTTTTGTGCGGGGTCGACATATTGCAAGACGGTCGCTGCCGGGGTGTCCGGGTCAGCGCGGCCGGAACGGGGTAGGGAGCACACAGTTCGCTTTGGCGCCGGCAGTTCGATCGCTGCATTGGCCGATGACCAGTTGACGAAGGAAACGTCGCACCCTAAAATTATTGAATGATGACAGGAAGCTATCTGGCTGTAGTAGGTGGGCGCATGGGCACGGCAGCATAGCTGTCAGGCGAAAGCACCCATGCGCGGTAAATCGGCCCCAAGCGGGGCTTTTTTATTGCCCGTCTACTGGTCAAGCAATCTAAGCGGTCATCATCATGCAAAATCTGTTGCGCAGACCTCGCCTGTCCACGCTGGTCCTGCTGTCGGCACTCGCCATTCTTCCGATCAATTTTTTCCTTCCATCGCTCCCGGGCATGGCCGCCCAGTTCGATGTGGACTACGCGACTATGGGCCTTTCACTGGCAGTCTATGCGGGGGCGTCGGCATGCCTTCAATTGGTTCTCGGTCCCCTTTCCGACCGCTTCGGCCGCAGGCCGGTAATCCTTTGGGCATTGGTCATTTTCATTGCAGCGACCGTTGGATGCGCCCTGGCGCCTGACGCGTGGACCTTCCTCGCCTGCCGAATGGTCCAGGCCGTGATCGCGCCAACATATGCGGTGTCGCTCGCCGTGATCCGCGACACGACCAGCAGGGACGAGGCAGCGGGCCAGTTCGGCTATCTGGCCATGGCCTGGGCCATAGCGCCCATGCTCGGCCCGACGGTTGGCGGACTCCTCGATCAGGTGCTGGGTTGGAGAGCTGGCTTCTGCGTTCTGGCGCTCTTTGGTGCCGCGGTTCTGGCCCTATGCTGGATCGACCTGCGCGAAACGAACAGCGCCCCCTCGGACACGATGGCAGAACAATATCGGGCCTATCCCGAGCTCCTTGGCTCGAAGCGCTTCTGGGCCTACTGCCTGTGTAGCGCCTTTTCGGTCGGCGCCTTCTATGCCTTCCTTGCCGGCGCACCGCTGGCCGCTTCAGCCTTCGATCTGTCGCCTGCGATCCTCGGTCTTTACATGGGCTCAATCACAGGTGGCTTCATGGCCGGCAGCTTTCTGGCCGGCCGGTTCGCCGGCAGATTGCCGATGACCACCATATTGCTTGCCGGACGGGTCCTGGCCTGCGCCGGCCTCTCGCTCGGCCTCATCCTATACGCCGCCGGCATCGACCATGTGCTGGCATTGTTCGGGCCCTGCCTGTTCGTTGGCGTGTCGAACGGCCTTACGCAACCGAGCGCCAGCGCTGGGGCGATTTCAGTTCACCCAACACACACGGGAAGCGCAGCCGGACTGGCCAGTGCGATCACCGTCGCCGGCGCCTCCATCATGGCCGCGGTCGCGGGCGCCGTTTTGACGCAGGAAAATGCCCGGCCAGGCTTACTGTTCGTGATGTTGGCCTCTGCGGTTGTTGCCCTGGCTGCGGCCCTGCTAACCCGCCAACCCGAAAGCACTGTGTCCAGAACCACATAATTGAAGGCAGCATGTCCGCTCTTGGTGAGGAGCACAGGACGCCCATGTGACTGCACTAGGGTCGAGGCTGTGTGAAAACCCGGTGCCGGAAACCGCAGTTGGAAAGCAATTCCATCTGCCATTCGAGCGCGCAGTTTTCGGCGGCCAATTTGAAAACTTGCGGCGCTCGGCAGGCCTTTCGACCGGTGGAAACTGGCGCCCGGCAATGGGCGGCAGCAAATCGTTCTATCGACTTCGCGCTAAGCCGAGTTTTCACATAGGCTCAGGTCGTAACCTGCCGTCCCCTCTGACCTTGCCCCTAACCCTTGGTCCCTCCCCCTTTGTGGGGAGGGAAGCGAGATAGGACTTGGCGTCAGCTAAGTCCGTTGAATCGAGCAGGGTGGGGGTGTCGGCCTCTCAACGCTTTGAGACGACAGGCTATTCACAAAATAATCCCCGCCCCCTCCAACCTCCCGCATACTCCCCCCGTCCTCACCGACAACACGCGGTACCGACGAACTTCGAGCCGTCCCGAAGGGCCGGACGCGCCGGTGGCGCGGCTGGAGGCAAGAAGGCCATGAGAGCTGCGCTCGAATGGCAAGGGGTGAGGAGGCAGGCCGCACGGTGTCGATCGGGCGGAGGCGTGTATGCTGACCACCGGTCGCTCAACTGAAGCGAACGGCAACAGGCGGCGATGGATGTTTCGGCATCCGGGCCAAAGTCTGTGCCGGTCGTGGATGGGATGAGCAACCCGCAAGGGGGCCGCTCGATGCATGCGTCCGAAATCCTGTTCGTGGGAAGCGGCTTTCGCCTCTTCTTTAATTTAACCGAGGCGAAAGCCGCTTTTCACCGTGCAACCGCGACGCCAAGTGGCCGGGCGGCGCTGGGTCGTGGCCGCGAGGCTTTCGAAGCATCGAACCAATACATGGCAGAAATGCCCCACTCCCGTCACAGGCGCAAATCACCTATATGATGATCAAAGCCAGCGAGTTGCCCGTGACCGAATTCTTCCGCATTGAAAGCCCCTCCTTCGACCCTGCGACCGGTGAGGCGCGCTTTCCCTATCGGCTGAACGATCTGACCTTCACCGAGCGCCTGACGCTGCCGGCCGGCGCCGATGCGGAAAACGCCGCCTCGCCCGCCTTTGCAAAACTGCTCGGACTGACCGCGATTGTTCTGGGCGTCTCCTATTTCAAGCTGCGCGCACCCCTCGCCATCGACGCGCCCGGCATCCCGCTGACTGCCGCTGAGCGTGCCTTTGTCATCGATGTCTATGAGAACGGCCTGGGCGAATTTTATGCCCGCAACGAACTGGCCCGCTTCGGCAAGCTGGTGCTGACCGCCCCAGAGGACGACGAGACGCGCAAGCCCGCGCCCAAACTGCCCGAGCGCACATTGCTGCCTATTGGCGGGGGCAAGGATTCCCTGGTCAGCGTTGATCTCCTGACCCATACCGGACAGGCTTTCACGCCCTTTGCGGTCAATCCCAAGGGACCAATCCTCACCTCGGTGGAGGCCATTGGCACGCCGCCGCTTTATGTGACGCGCAAACTCGACCCCGAGATGATCCGTCTCGGTCAGGAGCCGGGCTATTACAATGGCCATGTGCCCTCGACCGCGATCAACTCGATGATCGCCGCACTCTGCGCCCTGCTCTTTGGCTATGACCAGATTGTGCTCTCCAATGAGCGCTCGGCCAGCGAGGGCAATGTCATGTTCGACGGGCGCGAGACCAATCACCAATATTCAAAGTCTCTAGGCTTCGAACTGCTCATCGCCGATACCCTGGCCAATGCCACCGGCGGGGCGCTGAAATATTTCTCGCTCCTGCGGCCCTATTCGGAAGCGCGCATCGCCTCGCTCTTCACCAAGGAGCACAAATTCGATGCGGTGTTTTCGAGCTGTAACCGCAATTTCCGCCTCAATGGCAATGATGGGCCGCTCTGGTGTGGCGAATGCCCCAAATGCCATTTCGTCTTCCTGATCTTTGCGCCCTTCATGGCCAAGGACCGGATGCTGGCCATTTTCGGCAAGAACCTGCTCGATGAGCCCGCCAATGAACAATCCTTCCGCGAATTGGCCGGCCTGACCGGCCAGAAGCCCTGGGAATGCGTTGGCGAAATCCTGGAAGCGGCGGCGTGCTTTTACACCCTCACTCGCCATGCCGATTGGCACGAGGATGCCATTGTGCGCGCAGTCAAGGCGGACCTCTTCGCCCAATATGGCGAAGAAAAACTGCAGCGCGCCATGGCCGAATGCCTGACCGACAGCCACGATCATCACATTCCGCCGGCACTGGCCGCCAAGGTGGCCGCCTATGCAGTTTGACGAACCGGTCCTGCTCTATGGCGCAGGACGCGAGGCCCTCTCCACGCGCGCCTTTCTCAAGGCGCGCCAGCCCGACCTCAAGGTCTTTGTCACCGTCGACAGCGGCAATGCGGATATCCCCGAAACCGAACCCATTGATATCGCGGACCTGCCCGCCGCCATGGCCACCCGCCGCTTCGGACTGATCGTCAAAAGCCCCGGCGTGTCGCGCTACAAGCCCATTTTCGAGGCCGCGCGCAATTGCGCCATTCCGGTCACTTCCAATCTCAATCTCTGGGGCGCCAGCTATCGCCACGATCGCACCGTGGTTGCGATCACCGGCACCAAGGGCAAATCGACCACCGCCACGCTGACCCATCTGATGCTGACCCGCTCGGGCATTGATGCAGGCCTGGCGGGCAATGTCGGTCTGGCGCCGCTCGAAATCGCCGATCGCCATGCCGTCGTCATCTTCGAGCTGTCCAGCTACCAGACCGCCGACATGAATTTCCTGCCCGATGTGGCGGCGCTGACCAATCTCTATCCCGAGCATGTCGACTGGCACGGTTCGGTGGAGCGCTATTATGCCGATAAGCTCCACCTGATCGACCGGGACGGCACCTTCGCCGTGGCCTTGGGCGCTGCCGCCAGGGGCAATGCGCTGGTCGCCCGCGCCGTGCGCGACCACCGCCGTCTCCTGCCCGACCTGACGGCGGAGCAGAGCCTCGTCATTGAAAATGCGGTGGCCCGCTCGCGGCTGCGTGGCGCGCACAATCTGGACAATGCGCTTCTGGCCGCCCAGATCACGCTGGGCGTCGGCGGGTCCATGGATGGCATAGTCCAGGGTATCGCCGCCTTTCATCCCCTGCCCCATCGCCTCGAGGAGCATCGCTTCGGCGAGATGACAATCGTCAACGATTCCATCTCGACCACGCCCGAGGCCACCAAGGCGGCCCTGGCCGCCTATCCCGGGCGGCGCATTGCGCTGATCGCCGGTGGCCATGAGCGCGAGCAGGACTATGCCGAGCTGGCCGGCCTGCTGGCATCGCGCGGTGTCCGGCTCCTCGCCACGCTTCCGGTCACCGGCTTCAGGCTGGCCAAGGCCGCCGAACAGCGTGCGCCCGATATCGCCGTCATCCAGTGTCCGGACCTCGACCAGGCCGTGGCCGCCCTGGCCGCACAACGCGAACGGTTCGACACGCTTATCCTCTCGCCCGGCGCCCCTTCCTATAATCAGTTCAAGAATTTCGAAGAACGCGGAAGCCGTTTCGTCGCCCTCTGCCGGACCCATTTCAGCTAGAGCGCTTCTAGCAAAAGTGGCCAAGGTTTTGCGGTTGAGAAGCGCGATAAAATGGGAGCTCTACGGCCCGTTCAGCAAGAGCGAGCCGCGTCGCGGTGCTAATAGGGCGAGATCAAGGACGAGGCTGGCACGCCGGCCCGCGTCAGCCCATTGGCAATGCGATAGACCAGCGCCTGGCTTGCCCCGCGCTGTTTCATGCGGGTGACAATGCCGGCCTGCCGGAACGAGGGCACCTCCAGGACCCGCGGCAATTGCTGCGCAACCAGGGCGGCATCGCCCAGGCCCTGGGCGGCCAGCACCGCAAGCACCGAGCCCAGTTCCACATCGATGCGGGCGCAACGCTCTGCATAGGTCAGCGCATCGCGATAATCCTGCTCGCTCAGGGCGCCAATCGCCGGTGCGCAATAATACCAGTCCGGAACCTGCGTGCGCGGCACCGATTCCAGCGCTCTTTGCGCCGCCGTGGCGCCGCTCTCCAATTGCCCGATCAGCGCCAGATGCCGCGCATGGGCGGCCAAAGCGTCCATATTTGCCGGATTGATCTGCAATGAGGTCCCATAGGCAGCCTCGGCCATATCATGTTCACCCGCAACCTCATCCAGGCGAGCCCTTTGTTCCCACACAAAACTGCTGGTCGGGTCGGCCCTGACGGCCCTGTCCATGATCTCGTCGGCCTGGGCCAAGCGATCCTCGACCGCAAGGGCGCTTCCATCGCTCGCCACGCCTTCGGCAGTCAGACTGGCCTGTGCCGCAAGCACATTGCCGCCCTCGCGCTCTTTCTCGGGCAGACCTTCGATACAGGCCCCAACCCGCTCGGCCAGGCCAGGTGAATTGGAGGTGCGATACATGCTGAAAAGGACACCACAGAGATAGAAATTTTCCTGCCCCTTGATATCGCTCTGGCTGAGCAATTGCCGGGCGCGGTCATGGAGCGGGCCACGCGTTCCGCCCAGCCGGCGAACCAGCTCCTGGGCGATCTCATCGATACCGCCCCGCTCGGCCAGCTGTTCGCGCGACACCGCCATCGACCAGTTCC belongs to Devosia sp. XK-2 and includes:
- a CDS encoding multidrug effflux MFS transporter, which gives rise to MRRPRLSTLVLLSALAILPINFFLPSLPGMAAQFDVDYATMGLSLAVYAGASACLQLVLGPLSDRFGRRPVILWALVIFIAATVGCALAPDAWTFLACRMVQAVIAPTYAVSLAVIRDTTSRDEAAGQFGYLAMAWAIAPMLGPTVGGLLDQVLGWRAGFCVLALFGAAVLALCWIDLRETNSAPSDTMAEQYRAYPELLGSKRFWAYCLCSAFSVGAFYAFLAGAPLAASAFDLSPAILGLYMGSITGGFMAGSFLAGRFAGRLPMTTILLAGRVLACAGLSLGLILYAAGIDHVLALFGPCLFVGVSNGLTQPSASAGAISVHPTHTGSAAGLASAITVAGASIMAAVAGAVLTQENARPGLLFVMLASAVVALAAALLTRQPESTVSRTT
- the murD gene encoding UDP-N-acetylmuramoyl-L-alanine--D-glutamate ligase, whose product is MQFDEPVLLYGAGREALSTRAFLKARQPDLKVFVTVDSGNADIPETEPIDIADLPAAMATRRFGLIVKSPGVSRYKPIFEAARNCAIPVTSNLNLWGASYRHDRTVVAITGTKGKSTTATLTHLMLTRSGIDAGLAGNVGLAPLEIADRHAVVIFELSSYQTADMNFLPDVAALTNLYPEHVDWHGSVERYYADKLHLIDRDGTFAVALGAAARGNALVARAVRDHRRLLPDLTAEQSLVIENAVARSRLRGAHNLDNALLAAQITLGVGGSMDGIVQGIAAFHPLPHRLEEHRFGEMTIVNDSISTTPEATKAALAAYPGRRIALIAGGHEREQDYAELAGLLASRGVRLLATLPVTGFRLAKAAEQRAPDIAVIQCPDLDQAVAALAAQRERFDTLILSPGAPSYNQFKNFEERGSRFVALCRTHFS